One Arvicanthis niloticus isolate mArvNil1 chromosome 13, mArvNil1.pat.X, whole genome shotgun sequence genomic window carries:
- the Bcdin3d gene encoding RNA 5'-monophosphate methyltransferase, translated as MAADEKLSRGGVEETVEEEDPGSLKPGAAPFGNFPHYSRFHPPEQRLRLLPPELLRQLFPPEGPERRPILGLDVGCNSGDLSVALYKHFLSLTDGETCSGASRELRLLCCDIDPVLVERAEKDCPFPDGLTFITLDIMDQENRKVPLSSFLSQFGRSVFDIVFCMSVTMWIHLNHGDRGLCEFLAHISSLCSYLLLEPQPWKCYRAAARRLRKLGLHNFDHFHSLAIRGDMASQIVRILTQDYGMELARCFGNTSWDRSLLLFRAKHTHETQAIPESSTKETRTD; from the exons ATGGCGGCAGACGAGAAGTTGTCAAGAGGGGGCGTAGAAGAGACCGTGGAGGAAGAAGATCCCGGGTCTCTGAAGCCCGGGGCCGCCCCGTTTGGAAATTTCCCTCATTATTCCCGCTTCCACCCTCCCGAGCAAAGGCTCCGCCTTCTGCCCCCGGAGCTTCTTCGACAGCTCTTCCCTCCCGAGGGTCCCGAGAGGAGGCCGATCCTAGGGCTCGACGTGGGGTGTAACTCCGGG GATCTGAGTGTGGCTCTATACAAACACTTCCTTTCCCTGACCGATGGGGAGACCTGCTCCGGGGCTTCCAGAGAGCTCCGCCTCCTCTGCTGTGATATAGATCCAGTCCTTGTGGAGCGGGCTGAAAAAGACTGTCCCTTTCCTGATGGTTTGACCTTTATCACCCTGGACATCATGGATCAAGAGAACAGGAAGGTTCCCTTGAGTTCTTTCTTAAGCCAATTTGGGCGTTCCGTTTTTGACATCGTCTTTTGCATGTCAGTAACTATGTGGATTCATCTGAACCATGGGGACCGTGGTCTGTGCGAGTTCCTGGCCcatatctcttctctctgcagcTACCTCCTTCTGGAGCCACAGCCCTGGAAGTGTTACCGGGCAGCTGCAAGGCGCCTACGCAAGCTGGGACTCCACAATTTTGATCACTTCCACTCGCTGGCCATCCGAGGTGATATGGCCAGCCAGATCGTGCGAATCCTGACACAGGACTATGGGATGGAGTTAGCGCGCTGCTTTGGCAACACCAGTTGGGACCGAAGCCTTCTACTCTTCAGAGCAAAGCACACTCACGAGACTCAGGCAATCCCTGAATCGTCGACAAAAGAGACACGGACAGATTAA